From a single Vitis vinifera cultivar Pinot Noir 40024 chromosome 18, ASM3070453v1 genomic region:
- the LOC132253147 gene encoding disease resistance protein RUN1-like: MDRRRASSTCTSTGSWDYEVFLSFKGEDTRYNFTDHLYAALYQKGIRTFRLDEIRGEEVASALFKAIEKSRCILVVLSKYFAHSGWFLDELVKIMEYRNQNGKVILPVFYHVDPSDVRKEEGWPEADYIEDITRVILMRFSHKLLHVDKNLIAMDYHLEEMEEIFPWMMDSISNDVRMVGIYGLGGIDPWNEDEDWFFDDEDSDTEEKKESLLTKRQGKGADFVRAVQEIVDSYEELKKQDQVDDFNSANDVVVTNSENLVDSSSNSGLKDQPEAPTVAVNSRLKTSYSAEDRSEPKLLEKVQNELLSVFANQLLEKEHSGCHVLLRDDKIFLDVACFFNGEDKDSVTRILEACNFYAESGIRVLGDKCLISIVDNKIWMHDLLQQMGQDIVGQEFPEELGKWSRLCYPDVVSRALTRKMVRANCK; encoded by the exons ATGGATCGACGAAGGGCATCTTCTACTTGTACTTCTACTGGTTCATGGGATTATGAAGTTTTCTTGAGCTTTAAGGGTGAAGATACCAGATACAATTTCACAGATCATCTCTATGCAGCTTTGTATCAGAAAGGGATTCGTACCTTTAGATTGGATGAGATCAGGGGAGAAGAGGTTGCATCAGCTCTTTTTAAAGCTATTGAGAAGTCAAGGTGCATCCTTGTGGTTCTCTCAAAATACTTTGCCCACTCCGGATGGTTTTTGGACGAATTGGTGAAGATCATGGAGTACAGGAACCAAAATGGAAAAGTAATTCTTCCAGTTTTCTATCATGTGGATCCTTCCGATGTGCGAAAGGAGGAAGGGTG GCCTGAGGCGGATTATATTGAAGATATTACTCGTGTTATTTTGATGAGATTTAGTCATAAACTCTTACATGTTGACAAGAACCTCATTGCGATGGATTATCATttggaagaaatggaagaaattttTCCATGGATGATGGATTCAATATCAAATGATGTTCGCATGGTTGGGATCTATGGACTTGGAGGAATTG ACCCTTGGAATGAGGATGAAGATTGGTTCTTCGATGACGAAGATTCTGAtacagaagagaaaaaagaatctcTTCTTACCAAACGTCAAGGAAAAGGTGCTGATTTTGTTCGTGCAGTACAGGAGATTGTTGATAGTTATGAGGAGTTGAAGAAACAGGATCAAGTTGATGATTTTAACTCTGCCAATGATGTTGTTGTGACAAATAGTGAGAATTTAGTGGACTCATCATCTAATTCTGGGTTGAAGGATCAGCCTGAAGCCCCCACAGTAGCAGTCAATTCAAGATTAAAAACTTCATATTCTGCCGAGGATAGAAGTGAACCAAAGCTACTTGAGAAAGTCCAGAATGAGTTGCTGTCGGTATTTGCCAACCAACTGCTTGAGAAGGAGCACTCTGGGTGCCATGTGTTGCTTAGAGATGACAAG ATATTCCTAGATGTTGCTTGCTTCTTTAATGGAGAGGATAAAGATTCTGTTACTAGAATCCTAGAGGCTTGTAACTTCTATGCAGAGAGTGGAATACGAGTCCTTGGTGATAAGTGCCTCATAAGTATTGTAGACAACAAGATATGGATGCATGATTTGTTACAACAAATGGGGCAAGACATTGTTGGACAAGAATTTCCTGAAGAACTTGGAAAATGGAGTAGATTGTGCTATCCTGATGTTGTAAGTCGTGCATTAACAAGAAAAATGGTAAGAGCAAACTGCAAATGA